A region from the Cannabis sativa cultivar Pink pepper isolate KNU-18-1 chromosome 9, ASM2916894v1, whole genome shotgun sequence genome encodes:
- the LOC115722711 gene encoding mitogen-activated protein kinase kinase 9-like produces MAVLRSQRSHLNLHLPLTRLSNAPPRISLPLLPPTSTAAPTECNCSSSSAPISPADLDKIQVLGSGNGGTVYKVRHKETSEVYALKIIHDNFDSNFRRQLNPEMEILRCTDSPHVVKCHSIFQNPSGEFGIVMEYMDSGTLENVLKSEGAFSESKVADVAKKLLNGLHYLHSNKIIHRDIKPANLLVNSNMEVKIADFGVSKILGRTLDTCNSFVGTCAYMSPERFDSQTYHENYDGYAGDIWSLGVTLMELYMGHFPLLPPGERADWPTLMCIVCFGELPSLPEGVSDEFKSFVECCLQKESSKRWSASKLLTHPFVCKDSTSEEQ; encoded by the coding sequence ATGGCTGTCCTCCGATCACAACGTTCTCATCTCAATCTCCACCTTCCCTTAACCAGACTCTCCAACGCTCCACCTCGCATCTCTCTCCCACTACTACCTCCCACTTCCACCGCTGCCCCCACCGAATGCAACTGCTCATCTTCCTCCGCCCCTATCTCACCCGCTGATCTCGATAAGATTCAAGTTCTCGGAAGCGGCAATGGCGGAACAGTCTACAAAGTCCGCCACAAGGAAACCTCGGAAGTCTACGCTTTGAAAATCATCCACGACAATTTCGATTCAAATTTCCGCCGCCAGCTTAACCCCGAGATGGAGATCCTCCGCTGTACGGATTCACCTCACGTGGTCAAATGCCACAGCATCTTCCAAAATCCATCGGGAGAGTTTGGTATAGTCATGGAGTATATGGATTCGGGAACCCTAGAGAATGTTCTCAAATCGGAAGGAGCTTTCTCTGAGTCCAAAGTCGCTGACGTGGCAAAGAAACTTCTCAACGGTCTTCACTACCTTCACTCGAACAAAATTATTCATCGTGATATCAAACCAGCCAATCTGTTAGTGAATTCGAATATGGAAGTTAAGATCGCCGATTTCGGGGTAAGCAAAATCCTCGGCCGTACTTTGGATACTTGTAATTCTTTTGTCGGAACGTGCGCTTACATGAGTCCGGAGAGGTTCGATTCGCAAACTTACCATGAAAATTATGACGGTTACGCCGGAGATATCTGGAGTTTGGGTGTGACTCTAATGGAGCTTTATATGGGTCATTTTCCGCTACTTCCGCCAGGCGAGAGAGCTGATTGGCCTACTTTGATGTGCATTGTATGTTTCGGTGAGCTGCCGAGTCTGCCCGAAGGCGTTTCGGATGAGTTTAAGAGTTTCGTTGAATGTTGTTTGCAAAAGGAATCAAGTAAAAGGTGGTCTGCCTCCAAATTGTTAACTCACCCATTTGTCTGTAAAGATTCTACATCAGAAGAACAGTAA
- the LOC115723285 gene encoding F-box protein At5g49610, producing the protein MNSKRDGIFPDEVVLQILARLPIKSLYRIKVVCKLWYRLCSDKYFLQLFNEVSAKNPMLLVEISESLHLKSSLICVDNRLGVSEFSLDFLKDRVRIRASCNGLLCCSSIPDRGVYYVCNPMTREFKLLPKSRERPVTRFYPDGEAALVGLACNLSTHKFNVVLAGYHRNFGHRPDGTFICLVFDSESNKWRKCVSYQDDQFTHMNKNQVVFVKNGLHWLTGRSGSGILVLDLECDMWRKMSLPYEVSEESGNRVYLLELDGCLSVIQISDTWMNIWALKNYEKHEWVLVDRVSLRCIKGLVPGIFPICQTSEVVFLATHKQVLVYQRKSRVWKEMYSVKNSCTLPLWFSAHAFRSTILSCQ; encoded by the coding sequence atgAATTCAAAAAGAGATGGGATTTTCCCGGATGAGGTTGTCCTTCAAATTCTAGCAAGATTACCTATAAAGTCTCTTTATAGAATCAAAGTTGTGTGTAAATTATGGTATAGATTGTGTTCTGATAAGTATTTCCTTCAGCTATTCAATGAAGTTTCAGCTAAGAATCCCATGTTATTGGTGGAGATTTCTGAATccttacatttaaaatctagtTTGATTTGTGTTGACAATAGATTGGGTGTTTCTGAATTTTCATTGGATTTTTTAAAGGACAGAGTCAGAATTAGAGCCTCTTGTAATGGTTTATTATGTTGCTCTAGTATTCCTGATAGAGGTGTTTATTATGTATGTAATCCAATGACTCGTGAATTTAAGCTTCTTCCCAAGAGTAGAGAGAGGCCTGTGACTAGATTTTATCCTGATGGTGAGGCAGCTCTAGTGGGGTTGGCTTGTAATTTATCAACTCACAAGTTTAATGTCGTTTTAGCTGGTTATCACAGGAATTTTGGTCATAGACCAGATGGGACATTCATATGTTTAGTATTTGATTCTGAATCAAACAAGTGGAGGAAATGTGTTTCTTATCAAGATGATCAATTTACACATATGAATAAGAACCAAGTTGTGTTTGTTAAAAATGGACTTCATTGGTTAACAGGAAGAAGTGGTTCTGGTATACTTGTTCTTGATTTGGAGTGTGATATGTGGAGGAAGATGTCATTGCCATATGAAGTGAGTGAGGAGTCAGGGAATAGAGTTTACTTGTTGGAATTAGATGGTTGTTTATCTGTGATACAGATTTCTGATACTTGGATGAATATTTGGGCTTTGAAGAATTATGAGAAACATGAATGGGTTTTGGTTGATAGGGTGAGTCTCAGATGTATTAAAGGATTAGTACCAGGTATTTTCCCTATATGTCAGACTAGTGAGGTGGTTTTCTTAGCAACCCATAAGCAAGTATTGGTGTATCAACGCAAGAGTAGAGTATGGAAAGAGATGTACTCTGTGAAAAATAGTTGCACACTTCCATTGTGGTTCTCAGCACATGCATTTAGGAGCACAATATTATCTTGTCAATAG
- the LOC115722314 gene encoding uncharacterized protein LOC115722314 yields MARKGNQQKNGIDSHASNHKKRSSDIGSAEPDVKANGNASEAKEFPGDELPDGSHPNSPLGRSTGKTHNAGGEHKSKKKTNKHLRKDKQAVNGVDGVEQPKEKPLRNDSDDHNGNSEGPSVVEENVPVPPRANHMKRHRKSRTSYSLSGLRIQNALENMELPDNVVVRKLKALALSTIKATNEWLERQRPLFVRLKNQAQKANDYGKTKIMQAYPVVLKWLMHFGSIMLLILMVWLDCAIRGMDSFLRLGTTSFFSVIWCGIFSLIAMVGIFKFLLVLALAALIGLFVGFTLGILVAAISGAIFLWLYGSFWTTVFVIVLGGLAFALSRERVALFISTVYSVYCAWTYVGWFGVLVAFNLAFVSSDILIYFLKNNINQNRSAEGSTEQTPGMQGQQGFFNSDQTHSSAFETGPGFSADRSPGAPSTSGTDSETTSEDEVVRLLNCTDLYSVLGLARYENVDVSFLKREYRKKAMLVHPDKNMGNEKAVEAFKKLQNAYEVLLDAVKRKTYDDELRREELLDIFRRFQSTSQKNGGHGLFASGMARSDADGEDPFGESRRIACKKCNNFHLWVLTRKSKSQARWCQDCNDFHQARDGDGWVEQSSQPLIFGLLQKVDAPVAFVCADSKVYNATEWYICQGMRCPANTHKPSFHVNTSLTTKHNVGKGSSSGQKGGKMPANNVEDCMTEEEFFEWFQNAVQSGMFENMNGVNSPNTESPSSKAGNSSAKSGGSNNSSSNKKKKKGKKW; encoded by the exons ATGGCTCGAAAAGGTAATCAGCAGAAAAATGGCATTGATAGCCATGCTTCAAACCATAAAAAGAGGTCTTCAGATATAGGGTCTGCAGAGCCAGATGTAAAAGCTAATGGGAATGCAAGTGAGGCTAAGGAGTTTCCTGGAGATGAACTCCCAGATGGTAGCCATCCAAACAGTCCTTTGGGAAGGAGCACGGGGAAAACTCATAATGCCGGAGGGGAACATAAAAGCAAGAAGAAAACTAATAAGCATTTGAGGAAAGACAAGCAAGCTGTGAATGGAGTGGATGGTGTAGAGCAGCCAAAGGAAAAGCCTTTACGAAATGATTCGGATGACCACAATGGCAATTCTGAAGGTCCAAGTGTTGTAGAAGAAAATGTGCCAGTACCACCTCGGGCCAATCATATGAAAAGACATAGAAAGAGCAGGACATCCTACTCGTTGAGTGGACTTCGTATCCAAAATGCACTGGAAAATATGGAGCTCCCAGATAATGTGGTCGTGAGAAAGTTGAAGGCATTGGCATTATCCACCATAAAGGCAACAAATGAATGGCTGGAGAGACAGAGACCTTTGTTTGTTAGACTTAAAAATCAAGCACAGAAGGCTAATGATTATGGCAAAACTAAGATTATGCAGGCATATCCTGTTGTTTTAAAATGGCTAATGCATTTCGGGAGTATAATGCTTTTGATATTAATGGTTTGGTTAGACTGTGCTATTAGGGGCATGGATTCTTTTCTACGATTGGGGACGACATCTTTCTTTTCAGTTATATGGTGTGGCATTTTTTCTCTAATTGCTATGGTTGGAATATTCAAGTTCCTTCTTGTTTTG GCCTTAGCTGCTTTAATTGGACTTTTTGTTGGTTTTACTCTTGGAATTCTGGTGGCTGCAATTTCTGGAGCTATTTTCTTGTGGCTCTATGGAAGTTTTTGGACAACAGTGTTTGTTATCGTCCTTGGAG GTTTGGCATTTGCTCTCAGCCGTGAACGTGTTGCACTGTTTATAAGCACTGTATACTCTGTGTATTGTGCTTGGACATACGTCGGATGGTTTGGTGTACTTGTTGCTTTCAATCTGGCTTTTGTCTCAAGTGATATTCTGATTTACTTCCTAAAGAATAATATAAATCAGAATAGAAGTGCTGAAGGATCCACTGAACAAACACCCGGGATGCAAGGTCAACAAGGGTTCTTCAACAGTGATCAGACACATTCTTCAGCCTTTGAAACCGGTCCAGGATTTTCTGCTGATCGTAGCCCTGGAGCACCTTCAACAAGTGGAACGGATTCTGAAACAACTTCCGAAGATGAAGTTGTGCGGTTGTTAAACTGTACTGATCTTTATTCAGTGTTGGGCTTGGCACGGTACGAAAATGTGGATGTTTCCTTTCTGAAAAGGGAATATAGGAAAAAG GCAATGTTGGTCCATCCTGATAAAAATATGGGAAATGAAAAGGCTGTGGAAGCTTTTAAGAAACTTCAGAATGCATATGAG GTCTTGCTCGATGCAGTGAAGCGAAAAACATACGATGATGAATTAAGACGAGAGGAGTTACTGGACATTTTCCGGAGGTTCCAAAGTACATCACAAAAG AATGGAGGGCATGGCTTATTTGCTTCTGGAATGGCACGGTCGGATGCTGATGGTGAGGATCCGTTTGGGGAATCAAGAAGAATAGCTTGCAAGAAGTGCAACAACTTTCATCTTTGGGTACTCACTAGGAAATCAAAATCTCAAGCAAGATGGTGCCAG GATTGTAATGATTTTCATCAAGCAAGGGATGGGGATGGATGGGTAGAACAATCTTCGCAACCCTTAATTTTTGGATTGTTACAGAAG GTAGATGCTCCTGTTGCATTTGTTTGTGCGGATAGCAAAGTATACAATGCTACAGAATGGTATATCTGTCAG GGAATGAGATGTCCGGCCAACACTCACAAGCCTAGTTTTCATGTGAACACGAGTCTAACGACCAAGCATAATGTTGGGAAGGGATCGAGTTCAGGACAAAAAGGCGGTAAAATGCCAGCGAATAACGTCGAAGACTGCATGACAGAAGAAGAATTCTTTGAATGGTTTCAGAACGCGGTGCAATCAGGCATGTTTGAGAACATGAACGGTGTCAACTCCCCCAACACCGAGAGCCCATCTTCCAAAGCTGGTAACAGCAGCGCAAAGAGCGGTGGAAGCAATAATAGCAGTAGCaacaagaaaaagaagaagggaaagaaatggtaa
- the LOC115723074 gene encoding protein REGULATOR OF FATTY ACID COMPOSITION 3, chloroplastic, which produces MDTLLQLHSSVAFLTPNHLNRIGSSGNQTFRFLFLSNGFSSSSSSLSPNSSQRVSVIVGAKKNRKEDTHHFAPKPDEATGPFPESVLFKEKKVEKDGKLVPEFADAEEEKIYEVLKLQLENDLQEEQRLRHYEVVYLIHEKHAEEVESVNAKVNDFLREKRGTIWRISDWGMRRLAYKIQKAKNAHYILMNFEMDAKWINDFKSMLDKDERVIRHLVIKRDEAITEDCPPPPEFHSLRSGMDEDDDEDLEIDVEEYDEDWDAEGEFEDDDGIIVVSDEDEEDRTSKSDAKSKTSKLKAEKVAR; this is translated from the exons ATGGATACTCTGCTACAACTCCACTCCTCCGTAGCTTTTCTTACTCCAAATCATCTCAATCGAATTGGGTCTTCTGGGAATCAAACCTTCCGCTTCCTATTTCTCTCAAAcgggttttcttcttcttcttcttcactctcTCCCAACTCAAGCCAGAGGGTATCTGTGATTGTTGGAGCCAAGAAGAACAGAAAAGAAGATACTCATCATTTTGCACCTAAACCAGATGAAGCTACTGGCCCATTTCCTGAATCTGTCTTATTCAAAGAG AAGAAAGTTGAAAAAGATGGTAAATTAGTTCCTGAGTTTGCTGATGCAGAAGAAG AGAAGATATATGAAGTTCTGAAGCTTCAGCTGGAAAATGAtcttcaagaagaacaaagaT TGCGCCACTATGAAGTCGTATATCTAATTCATGAGAAGCACGCAGAAGAGGTTGAGAGTGTCAATGCAAAAGTAAATG ATTTTTTAAGAGAGAAGAGAGGCACGATATGGAGAATAAGCGATTGGGGTATGCGTAGACTAGCATACAAGATACAGAAAGCAAAGAATGCCCATTATATTTTGATGAACTTCGAGATGGATGCCAAATGGATTAACGATTTCAAGAGTATGTTGGACAAAGACGAAAGAGTCATTAGGCATCTCGTGATCAAGAGGGATGAGGCGATCACTGAGGATTGCCCCCCTCCTCCCGAGTTTCACTCTTTGCGGTCTGGTATGGacgaagatgatgatgaagatttAGAAATTGATGTTGAAGAATATGATGAAGATTGGGATGCTGAAGGTGAGTTCGAAGATGACGATGGGATTATTGTTGTCagtgatgaagatgaagaagacaGGACTAGCAAATCCGATGCTAAATCCAAAACTAGCAAACTAAAAGCTGAGAAAGTAGCTAGATAG